The Palleronia sp. THAF1 genome window below encodes:
- a CDS encoding NAD-dependent epimerase/dehydratase family protein, translating to MRILFTGGSGKAGKHVVPYLIEQGHEVTNFDKVPLDVPGVKNLTGDLTEAGQVWGALTQPADFDELEDGTGVRPYDAVVHFAAIPRIMIAPDHETFRVNTMGTYNVMEAALGLGIRKVIFASSETTYGICFADGERKPEYYPIDEEHPVVPGDSYAMSKVANEVCGQCFQHRSGADVYGIRINNVIEPHEYAEMFPFEEAGQRRRNIFAYIDARDLGHAVDRMLKTDGLGFEVFNIANADTSVTMPSADVAEQFYSGVERKREMGEFETFYSIEKAKELLGYAPKHSWRDEV from the coding sequence ATGCGTATTCTTTTCACGGGTGGTAGCGGCAAGGCGGGCAAGCACGTGGTGCCTTACCTTATCGAACAGGGTCATGAAGTGACGAACTTCGACAAGGTGCCGCTGGACGTGCCCGGCGTGAAGAACCTGACCGGCGATCTGACCGAGGCCGGGCAGGTCTGGGGCGCGCTCACGCAGCCCGCTGACTTCGACGAACTGGAGGACGGCACGGGCGTGCGGCCCTATGATGCCGTCGTGCATTTCGCGGCGATCCCGCGGATCATGATTGCGCCCGATCACGAGACGTTTCGCGTGAACACGATGGGCACCTACAACGTGATGGAGGCCGCTTTGGGCCTGGGCATCCGCAAGGTGATCTTCGCCAGTTCGGAAACGACCTACGGCATCTGTTTCGCCGATGGGGAGCGCAAACCGGAGTACTACCCCATCGACGAAGAGCATCCGGTCGTGCCGGGTGACAGCTATGCCATGTCGAAGGTCGCGAACGAGGTTTGCGGGCAGTGCTTCCAGCACCGATCTGGCGCGGATGTCTATGGCATCCGGATCAACAACGTGATCGAGCCGCATGAATACGCCGAGATGTTTCCGTTCGAAGAGGCAGGCCAGCGCCGCCGCAACATCTTCGCCTACATCGACGCGCGCGATCTGGGCCATGCGGTGGATCGGATGTTGAAGACCGACGGGTTGGGCTTCGAAGTGTTCAACATCGCTAACGCGGACACGTCCGTAACGATGCCCTCGGCGGACGTGGCGGAGCAGTTCTACAGCGGTGTGGAGCGCAAGCGCGAGATGGGCGAGTTCGAGACGTTCTACTCCATCGAGAAGGCGAAGGAGTTGCTCGGCTACGCGCCGAAGCATTCGTGGCGCGATGAGGTCTGA
- a CDS encoding MATE family efflux transporter — MDFSTHIRRTLALGVPLIGSLVAQMAIQLTDAVMLGRYDVVALAGQVLGSTLFTLALLFGSGFGWAVTPVVAEADARGQVTDVRRVTRMALWLSAGFGALVMPLFLLSGPVFLAMGQEPETARIAAQYLFVQGWSIFPALGLMVVRAYLSGLGRTRAQFWAMTAALVLNGLVNYALIFGAWGAPELGVTGAAIGSVVSTGAAFGALAIYAALTTPEHAIFARLWRPDWSAMGRVFALGWPIGLATLAEAGLFSASAVMMGWLGTVPLAAHGIAMQIISVIFMAHLGLSQAATIRVGNALGRDDAAGLQRAASVALWLSAGVAVPTLVVLVVLPEPLIGLFLGADEQSRAAVVAMGIGLLAAAAAFQLVDAAQVMAMGFLRGLQDTRGPMWIASLSYWVIGIPLAYLLGFPGGMGGVGVWLGMAGGLSVAAVALQRRFWRLAAKVEG, encoded by the coding sequence ATGGATTTTTCGACGCATATCCGCCGGACGCTGGCGTTGGGCGTGCCGCTGATCGGCAGTCTGGTCGCGCAGATGGCGATCCAACTGACCGATGCGGTCATGTTGGGGCGCTATGACGTGGTGGCTTTGGCCGGGCAGGTGCTGGGATCGACGCTGTTCACACTGGCGCTGCTGTTCGGATCGGGCTTCGGCTGGGCCGTGACGCCGGTGGTGGCCGAAGCCGATGCGCGCGGGCAGGTCACCGACGTGCGTCGGGTGACACGCATGGCGCTGTGGCTGTCGGCGGGGTTCGGGGCGCTGGTGATGCCGCTGTTCCTGCTGTCCGGCCCCGTGTTTCTGGCGATGGGGCAAGAGCCGGAAACGGCGCGGATCGCGGCGCAGTATCTGTTCGTGCAAGGCTGGTCGATCTTCCCGGCACTGGGGCTGATGGTCGTGCGAGCTTACTTGTCGGGGCTGGGACGCACGCGGGCTCAGTTCTGGGCCATGACGGCTGCGTTGGTTCTGAACGGGTTGGTGAACTATGCGCTGATCTTCGGAGCGTGGGGCGCGCCGGAGCTTGGGGTGACGGGGGCGGCCATCGGGTCGGTCGTGTCGACCGGCGCGGCCTTCGGGGCGCTAGCGATTTATGCGGCGCTCACGACGCCCGAGCATGCGATCTTCGCCCGCCTGTGGCGGCCCGATTGGTCCGCGATGGGGCGCGTCTTCGCCTTGGGCTGGCCCATCGGATTGGCGACGCTGGCCGAGGCTGGGTTGTTCTCAGCCTCGGCGGTGATGATGGGTTGGCTGGGAACGGTGCCGCTGGCGGCGCATGGGATCGCGATGCAGATCATATCAGTCATCTTCATGGCGCATCTTGGGTTGAGTCAGGCGGCGACGATCCGGGTCGGCAACGCTCTAGGGCGCGATGATGCCGCTGGTCTGCAGCGGGCGGCGAGCGTTGCGCTTTGGCTGTCGGCGGGCGTTGCCGTTCCGACCCTGGTCGTGCTGGTGGTCCTGCCCGAACCGCTGATCGGTTTGTTCCTTGGCGCGGATGAGCAGAGCCGTGCGGCCGTGGTTGCCATGGGGATCGGGCTGTTGGCGGCTGCGGCGGCGTTCCAGTTGGTGGATGCCGCGCAGGTCATGGCGATGGGCTTCTTGCGCGGGTTGCAGGACACGCGCGGACCCATGTGGATCGCGTCGCTGAGCTACTGGGTGATCGGCATCCCGCTGGCCTATCTGCTGGGCTTTCCGGGCGGCATGGGCGGCGTCGGGGTCTGGCTGGGCATGGCGGGCGGTTTGAGCGTCGCGGCCGTTGCATTGCAGCGCCGGTTCTGGCGGTTGGCTGCCAAGGTAGAGGGCTAG
- the truA gene encoding tRNA pseudouridine(38-40) synthase TruA, producing the protein MPRYAFKVEYHGAPFAGWQRQVDQPSVQGALEAALARLEDDVPSIAAAGRTDAGVHATAQVAHADTARDWDPFRLMEAVNYHLKPAPVAVVACARVADDWHARFSAVGRRYLYRVVSRRAPLVHDKGLAWWVRHPLDAGAMQAGADRLLGQHDFTTFRSVQCQAKSPVKTLDRLVVEVDGDEVRFHVEARSFLHNQVRSFVGTLERVGRGAWSPDDVTAALEARERAACGPVAPPEGLYLVGVVYPEDPFG; encoded by the coding sequence ATGCCGCGTTACGCGTTCAAGGTCGAATATCACGGCGCACCTTTTGCGGGGTGGCAGAGGCAGGTGGACCAGCCCTCTGTCCAAGGCGCGTTGGAAGCAGCGCTGGCGCGGCTGGAAGACGACGTGCCCTCTATCGCCGCGGCCGGGCGGACCGATGCCGGGGTGCATGCGACAGCGCAGGTGGCCCATGCGGATACGGCGCGCGACTGGGACCCGTTCCGGCTGATGGAGGCGGTGAACTATCACCTGAAACCCGCGCCGGTTGCGGTGGTGGCCTGCGCGCGGGTGGCTGACGATTGGCACGCGCGGTTCAGTGCGGTGGGGCGACGCTATCTGTACCGCGTGGTGTCCCGGCGCGCGCCGTTGGTGCACGACAAGGGCCTGGCGTGGTGGGTGCGGCACCCGCTGGACGCGGGCGCGATGCAGGCGGGGGCGGATCGGTTGCTCGGGCAGCATGATTTCACGACGTTTCGCTCGGTGCAGTGCCAGGCGAAGTCTCCGGTGAAGACTCTGGATCGCCTGGTGGTCGAGGTGGATGGGGATGAGGTTCGATTTCATGTCGAGGCACGGTCGTTTCTGCACAATCAGGTGCGCAGCTTTGTAGGTACGTTGGAGCGCGTCGGTCGCGGGGCATGGTCGCCTGACGATGTAACGGCGGCGTTAGAGGCGCGGGAACGGGCGGCCTGCGGGCCGGTGGCGCCGCCGGAAGGGTTGTATCTGGTGGGCGTGGTGTATCCAGAAGATCCGTTCGGCTGA
- a CDS encoding YcjX family protein encodes MIGELVDGVTTRIGGLGRAVTGRFSDNTIRLGVTGLSRAGKTVFITSLVANLLDRGRMHGLRAAADGSIRTAYLQPQPSDTLPRFDYETHLDAMTGADPQWPESTSAVSELRLSLKVQPTGLLAGMRGTRVLHLDIVDYPGEWLLDLGLLEKSFAEWSEGALVRARSRAQGAAFVELVEGVDPTAKMDEGLAKRLAEAWTGYLRAAKDAGYSDCSPGRFLLPGQMAGSPALTFAPLPEGGGRGSLGKEFERRFEAYKREVVRPFFRAHFAQIDRQVVLVDALGAIHAGPQAVDDLRVAMTDILSAFRPGRNAFLTEIFRGKRVEKILFAATKADHLHHAQHGQLTRIMEALVEDAKRRAEYAGARVSSMALASLRATTEDRMTHEGEELDMVRGVLESGKRAAFWPGALPDDPQALLSQGRRGETAWLDGDFAAMTFVPQGGALKPGEGPPHIRLDRAAEFLIGDRL; translated from the coding sequence ATGATCGGCGAGTTGGTGGACGGGGTGACGACACGGATCGGTGGGCTGGGGCGCGCTGTGACGGGGCGGTTTTCCGACAACACGATCCGGCTGGGCGTCACGGGCCTGAGCCGCGCGGGCAAAACGGTGTTCATCACGTCGCTGGTCGCGAACCTGCTGGATCGGGGGCGGATGCACGGGCTGCGCGCGGCGGCGGACGGGTCGATCCGGACGGCGTATCTTCAGCCTCAGCCCAGCGATACGCTGCCCCGGTTCGACTATGAGACGCATCTGGACGCGATGACCGGGGCCGACCCGCAATGGCCCGAGTCGACGAGTGCGGTGTCCGAGTTGCGCCTGTCGCTGAAGGTGCAGCCGACGGGGCTGCTGGCGGGGATGCGCGGCACGCGGGTCCTGCATCTGGATATCGTGGATTATCCCGGCGAGTGGTTGCTGGACTTGGGGTTGCTGGAAAAATCCTTTGCGGAGTGGTCCGAAGGCGCGCTGGTGCGGGCGCGGTCCCGCGCGCAAGGGGCGGCGTTCGTGGAACTGGTCGAAGGCGTCGATCCGACGGCCAAGATGGACGAAGGGCTGGCCAAGCGGTTGGCTGAAGCGTGGACAGGCTATCTGCGGGCGGCCAAGGATGCGGGCTATTCGGACTGCTCTCCGGGGCGGTTCCTGTTGCCTGGGCAGATGGCCGGATCGCCCGCGCTGACCTTTGCACCATTGCCCGAAGGGGGCGGTCGTGGATCGTTGGGAAAAGAGTTCGAGCGGCGGTTCGAGGCCTACAAGCGCGAGGTCGTGCGCCCGTTTTTCCGCGCGCATTTCGCGCAGATCGATCGGCAGGTGGTGCTTGTGGATGCGCTGGGCGCGATCCATGCGGGACCACAGGCGGTGGACGATCTGCGGGTGGCGATGACGGATATTCTGTCGGCCTTCAGGCCCGGTCGGAATGCGTTTCTGACCGAGATTTTTCGGGGCAAGCGGGTCGAGAAGATCCTGTTCGCTGCGACCAAGGCAGACCATCTGCACCACGCGCAACACGGGCAGTTGACGCGGATCATGGAGGCATTGGTCGAGGATGCGAAGCGGCGGGCGGAGTATGCAGGCGCCCGCGTGTCTTCCATGGCGCTGGCGTCGCTACGCGCGACGACCGAGGACCGTATGACGCATGAGGGCGAGGAATTGGACATGGTGCGCGGGGTGCTGGAGTCGGGCAAGCGCGCGGCGTTCTGGCCGGGGGCGCTGCCCGATGATCCGCAGGCGTTGCTCAGTCAGGGACGTCGAGGAGAGACGGCTTGGCTGGACGGCGATTTCGCGGCGATGACCTTCGTGCCGCAGGGGGGGGCGCTGAAGCCCGGAGAGGGGCCGCCGCATATTCGGCTGGACCGTGCGGCGGAGTTTCTGATCGGGGATCGGTTATGA